One window of the Zea mays cultivar B73 chromosome 3, Zm-B73-REFERENCE-NAM-5.0, whole genome shotgun sequence genome contains the following:
- the LOC100276924 gene encoding uncharacterized protein LOC100276924, whose amino-acid sequence MATTVRLQLVFRPPAAASPCRRRPSSDHLILRRRPDHPRSSSSRRPQQPQSSSTAIRESRQQQVTLKLTYLEINSWVWEVQQQGQAPVRILVDPVLVGNLDFGAPWLFDGAKKNPKVKALGVDDLLLAPEARPDVLLITQSLDDHCHVRTLTQLSARAPDLPVVTTPNAQPVLESLPTPFRRVTYIEPGQSTAVNQQVRVLATAGPVLGPPWQRPENGYILMATGEESGPGLLYYEPHCVYDRSFLEEKQLRADIVITPVVKQLLPANFTLVSGQEDAVDLARLLRARYVVPMSNGDVDAGGLLATVLTKQGTTQSFQALLSEALPEAQVLHPTPGVPLQLQLDWTS is encoded by the coding sequence ATGGCCACGACCGTCCGCCTGCAGCTGGTCTTCCGCCCACCCGCTGCTGCTTCTCCTTGCCGTCGTCGTCCCTCATCAGATCATCTGATTTTGAGACGGCGTCCAGATCACCCAAGATCATCCTCGTCCCGACGGCCCCAGCAACCGCAATCCTCCAGCACCGCCATCCGCGAGAGCAGGCAGCAGCAGGTGACGCTGAAGCTGACGTACCTGGAGATCAACAGCTGGGTGTGGGAGGTGCAGCAGCAAGGCCAAGCCCCCGTGCGCATCCTGGTGGACCCAGTCCTTGTCGGCAACCTCGACTTCGGCGCGCCCTGGCTGTTCGACGGCGCCAAGAAGAATCCCAAGGTGAAGGCCCTCGGGGTGGACGACCTGCtgctggcgccggaggcgaggccgGACGTGCTGCTCATCACGCAGAGCCTGGACGATCACTGCCACGTCCGGACGCTGACGCAGCTGTCGGCCAGGGCGCCTGACCTGCCGGTGGTGACCACCCCCAACGCGCAGCCAGTGCTCGAATCCCTGCCCACGCCCTTCCGCCGTGTCACCTACATCGAGCCCGGCCAGTCCACCGCCGTCAACCAGCAGGTCCGGGTGCTGGCCACCGCAGGCCCCGTCCTGGGGCCCCCGTGGCAGCGCCCCGAGAACGGCTACATCCTCATGGCCACAGGTGAGGAGAGCGGCCCCGGCCTCCTCTACTACGAGCCGCACTGCGTGTACGACAGGTCCTTCCTGGAGGAGAAGCAGCTGCGGGCGGACATCGTCATCACGCCGGTGGTGAAGCAGCTCCTCCCGGCCAACTTCACCCTCGTCTCCGGccaggaggacgcggtggacctggCCAGGCTGCTGCGAGCCAGGTACGTGGTACCCATGAGCAACGGCGACGTGGACGCCGGCGGACTCCTGGCAACCGTGCTCACCAAACAGGGGACGACGCAGTCCTTCCAGGCCCTGCTATCGGAGGCGCTTCCCGAGGCGCAGGTCCTCCACCCCACGCCCGGCGTGCCGCTCCAACTGCAGCTGGACTGGACATCATAG
- the LOC100240688 gene encoding Sucrose transport protein SUT2 (The RefSeq protein has 1 substitution compared to this genomic sequence) has protein sequence MPPRTAPAATSTPPRKVPLRKLLRAASVACGVQFGWALQLSLLTPYVQELGIPHAFASLVWLCGPLSGLLVQPLVGHLSDRIGPAASPLGRRRPFIAAGAACIAAAVLTVGFSADLGRLFGDDVTPGSTRLGAICVYLVGFWLLDVGNNGTQGPCRAFLADLTENDPRRTRIANAYFSLFMALGNILGYATGAYSGWYSIFPFTVTESCGISCANLKSAFLLDIIVLVITTYTTVTSVQEPQTFGSDEAQNSGAEQEAFLWELFGSLRYFTLPIWMVLIVTALTWMAWFPFTLFDTDWMGREIYRGSPDNPGETQRYHDGVRMGSFGLMLNSVVLGFTSVVLEKLCRKWGAGLVWGVSNILMTLCFLAMLVITYVAKNMDYPSSGAPPTGIVVASLVVFTILGAPLAITYSIPYAMAASRVENLGLGQGLAMGILNLAIVIPQVIVSLGSGPWDQLFGGGNAPAFAVAAGASFIGGLVAILGLPRARIASSSSRRRGGTHR, from the exons ATGCCGCCGCGCACGGCTCCGGCGGCGACCTCAACCCCGCCGCGGAAGGTGCCCCTCCGGAAGCTGCTGCGTGCGGCGTCGGTCGCCTGCGGGGTGCAGTTCGGCTGGGCGCTGCAGCTGTCGTTGCTGACCCCGTACGTGCAGGAGCTGGGCATCCCGCACGCCTTTGCCAGTCTCGTCTGGCTGTGCGGTCCGCTGTCCGGCCTCCTCGTCCAGCCCCTCGTCGGCCACCTCTCCGACCGCATCGGCCCCGCCGCTTCGCCGCTCGGGCGCCGCAGGCCCTTCATCGCCGCCGGCGCCGCGTGCATCGCCGCAGCCGTGCTCACCGTCGGCTTCTCCGCTGACCTCGGCCGACTCTTCGGCGACGACGTCACCCCGGGCTCAACGCGCCTCGGCGCCATCTGCGTCTACCTTGTAGGATTCTGGCTGCTCGACGTGGGCAACAACGGCACGCAGGGGCCCTGCAGGGCGTTCCTCGCCGACCTCACAG AGAATGACCCAAGGAGGACTCGGATCGCTAATGCATACTTTTCACTCTTCATGGCCCTGGGAAACATACTTGGATATGCCACCGGAGCATACAGTGGATGGTATTCGATATTTCCTTTCACTGTTACAGAGTCCTGCGGCATCAGTTGTGCCAACCTTAAGTCTGCCTTTCTTCTTGACATTATTGTTCTGGTCATCACAACGTACACTACTGTAACATCCGTGCAAGAACCTCAAACTTTTGGAAGTGATGAAGCACAAAATCCAGGTGCTGAACAGGAAGCTTTCCTCTGGGAACTTTTTGGGTCATTAAGATACTTCACCCTACCAATTTGGATGGTCTTAATTGTCACTGCCCTTACTTGGATGGCATGGTTTCCTTTTACCCTCTTTGATACTGATTGGATGGGCCGAGAAATCTATCGAGGAAGCCCAGACAACCCAGGAGAGACCCAAAGGTACCATGATGGTGTGAGAATGGGTTCTTTTGGTCTAATGCTCAACTCTGTCGTCCTTGGATTCACCTCTGTTGTGCTAGAAAAGTTATGTAGGAAGTGGGGAGCTGGACTTGTATGGGGTGTCTCCAATATTCTAATGACTTTGTGCTTCTTGGCAATGCTTGTAATAACATATGTTGCAAAGAACATGGATTATCCATCCAGTGGTGCACCTCCGACTGGCATTGTCGTTGCTTCTTTGGTGGTTTTTACAATTTTAGGGGCACCCCTGGCG ATCACATACAGTATACCATATGCAATGGCTGCTAGTCGTGTTGAAAATCTCGGTCTTGGCCAAG GCCTAGCAATGGGTATTCTCAATTTAGCTATTGTCATACCACAG GTTATTGTGTCACTTGGCAGTGGCCCATGGGATCAGCTGTTTGGCGGTGGAAATGCACCCGCTTTTGCGGTGGCAGCCGGTGCATCTTTCATCGGTGGGCTGGTGGCTATTCTGGGGCTTCCTCGGGCACGCATTGCATCCTCGTCCTCCAGGAGGAGAGGCGGGACACACCGATAA